In the Brachyhypopomus gauderio isolate BG-103 chromosome 4, BGAUD_0.2, whole genome shotgun sequence genome, one interval contains:
- the LOC143512636 gene encoding rhamnose-binding lectin-like yields MFILKLTLLSLLLIAPGLLVYAENEITCYGSVQQLSCGTGLISVASAIYGRTDKSICSTGRPVSETQNTACAMDIPIIPARCNGYRQCQFRTDTLGSPDPCIGTFKYYNTTYSCTGGRVIVVCEDGYSTLDCGKEIISITNANYGRTDSTTCSQGLPSSILANTNCYASNTLSIVATGCNGKNSCTVRASYTIFNDPCIGTSKYLTVSYRCLPRPVYNSVTCEGHKAVLNCGAGVLKILSANYGRTDSTTCSAGQPSSQTTKTNCYGIKTLSEVTNRCGGKSSCVVPATNSVFSDPCGGTYKYLSINYSCVVH; encoded by the exons ATGTTCATCCTGAAGCTCACTCTACTCTCTT TGCTGCTGATAGCTCCTGGCTTGCTTGTTTATGCAG AAAATGAAATCACCTGTTATGGTAGTGTCCAGCAACTCAGCTGTG GCACTGGGCTAATAAGTGTGGCGTCTGCTATATATGGCCGGACAGATAAAAGCATTTGTAGTACTGGTCGTCCCGTTTCTGAAACCCAGAATACCGCATGTGCCATGGATATTCCCATCATCCCTGCTAG GTGCAATGGGTATAGACAGTGTCAGTTTAGGACTGATACGCTTGGCAGCCCGGACCCGTGTATCGGAACGTTCAAGTACTACAACACAACTTACAGCTGTACGGGAGGCC GTGTCATTGTAGTATGTGAGGATGGCTACAGCACACTGGACTGTG GGAAGGAAATAATTAGCATCACCAATGCTAACTACGGGCGCACAGATTCAACCACCTGCTCACAAGGACTGCCCAGTTCCATTCTGGCTAACACTAACTGCTATGCCTCCAACACACTTTCTATTGTGGCTACAGG GTGTAATGGGAAGAACAGTTGTACTGTACGTGCTTCATACACCATCTTTAATGATCCATGTATTGGGACTTCCAAGTACCTCACTGTCTCCTATCGTTGCCTCCCACGTCCTGTTT ACAACAGTGTAACCTGTGAGGGTCATAAAGCCGTGCTGAATTGTG GAGCGGGTGTTTTAAAAATCCTCAGCGCTAACTATGGCAGAACTGATTCCACCACCTGTTCTGCTGGACAACCCAGCAGCCAAACCACTAAAACCAACTGCTATGGAATCAAGACATTGTCTGAAGTTACAAACAG GTGTGGAGGCAAGAGCAGCTGTGTGGTACCTGCCACAAACTCTGTCTTCTCAGACCCCTGTGGCGGCACCTACAAGTACCTGAGCATTAATTATTCCTGTGTGGTTCACT AA